A region of Actinobacillus porcitonsillarum DNA encodes the following proteins:
- the lptE gene encoding LPS assembly lipoprotein LptE, with amino-acid sequence MLKKIVLLSVFALSACGWHFKNNEVLPEELRTLTFESADPHSDMARILRNQLQLNDVKLVSKQEGISKVRLVGASSGSKVVSVFKQAREAEKLLTLNVQAIVDVPKKGAYPLEVSVHRTFFDDSRAALAKSAEKEMIMKDMYEQAARQLIIKMAGLHKELNQSK; translated from the coding sequence ATGTTAAAAAAAATCGTTCTTTTATCGGTATTTGCCCTTTCTGCTTGTGGTTGGCATTTTAAAAATAATGAGGTTCTTCCAGAAGAACTCCGTACACTTACTTTTGAAAGCGCGGATCCACATAGTGATATGGCTCGTATTTTACGTAATCAATTGCAACTAAATGATGTCAAACTCGTATCCAAACAAGAAGGAATTTCAAAAGTACGTTTAGTTGGGGCTTCTAGTGGTAGCAAAGTGGTTTCTGTTTTTAAACAAGCTCGTGAAGCTGAAAAACTCCTTACGTTAAATGTTCAAGCGATTGTTGATGTTCCGAAAAAAGGGGCTTATCCTTTAGAAGTATCTGTTCATCGCACCTTCTTTGATGATTCACGTGCTGCATTAGCCAAATCAGCAGAAAAAGAGATGATCATGAAAGATATGTATGAACAGGCTGCTCGCCAACTTATTATCAAAATGGCTGGTTTACATAAAGAGTTAAACCAATCAAAATAA
- the holA gene encoding DNA polymerase III subunit delta, which yields MQKIFPEALTNSLNQTLSPFYLLTGTDLLLLEESKSQILQAARLKEFDEKNEITITNETNWDALFESAQSMGLFFSKQMMILNLPESLNANQVKQLTTLCQLSHSDLLLVLCLPKFTKAVEKQTWFTQIEAQLIQVNCQTPDVAKLPNWLAHRAKLMGLQIEPEAAQLLCYSYEGNLLALKQALQFLQLRFIDGKITLARAKEIVEQSAQFTPFQWVDALLEGKIGRAERILNYLKNEDIQPVVLLRIIQKELFILLEISRLPTPLHHYDQPLLTNQIRAEFDRLKIWQNKRPFYVQACQRLTYRKLFTLIQQLAVLEKQIKQEFSEQIWFELGKYSTLFK from the coding sequence ATGCAAAAGATTTTCCCAGAAGCTCTCACAAATTCACTAAATCAAACGCTCTCGCCTTTTTATCTCTTAACAGGTACAGACCTACTTCTTCTTGAAGAAAGTAAGTCCCAAATTTTACAGGCAGCACGTTTGAAAGAATTTGATGAAAAAAACGAAATCACCATTACGAATGAAACAAATTGGGATGCCTTATTTGAATCTGCTCAATCTATGGGGCTCTTCTTCAGTAAGCAAATGATGATTCTTAATTTGCCGGAAAGTCTCAACGCTAACCAAGTAAAACAATTAACCACATTATGCCAACTAAGTCATTCAGACCTTTTACTTGTTTTATGCTTACCGAAGTTCACAAAAGCGGTAGAAAAACAAACATGGTTTACGCAAATTGAAGCTCAGCTCATACAAGTCAATTGCCAAACGCCTGATGTTGCAAAACTCCCTAATTGGCTTGCACATCGAGCCAAGCTCATGGGGCTTCAAATTGAACCCGAAGCAGCACAATTACTTTGTTACAGCTACGAAGGCAACTTGCTGGCATTAAAACAAGCACTCCAATTTCTACAACTTCGTTTTATTGACGGAAAGATTACCCTCGCTCGAGCTAAAGAAATAGTCGAACAATCCGCACAATTTACACCGTTTCAGTGGGTTGATGCCCTTTTAGAAGGGAAAATTGGGCGAGCAGAACGCATCTTAAATTACCTAAAAAATGAGGATATTCAACCGGTTGTTTTACTGCGTATTATTCAAAAAGAGCTGTTTATTTTATTAGAAATAAGCCGCTTACCTACCCCACTTCATCATTACGATCAACCACTGCTAACGAACCAAATTCGAGCAGAGTTTGATCGCTTGAAAATTTGGCAAAATAAACGCCCTTTTTACGTACAAGCGTGCCAACGTCTTACTTATCGAAAATTATTTACCCTTATTCAGCAACTGGCTGTATTAGAAAAGCAGATTAAACAAGAATTTAGCGAACAAATTTGGTTTGAATTGGGAAAATATTCAACTTTATTTAAGTAA